Genomic DNA from Halobaculum sp. MBLA0147:
CGCCCTCCTCGGTGAGTTCCGCCTCCCCGCGGACGGAGACGTAGCGGTACGGGTCGTCCGGGTCGTAGATCGACACGCCGACTTTCGGGTTCTCGCGGAGGTTCCGCTCCTTCTGTCGGCCGCGGGCGGTGTTGACGAGCACGTACTCGCGGTCCTCGTGGTCGACCCACACCGGCGTGACCTGCGGCGTGCCGTTCGGCATCACCGTGGCGATCTGTGCGTACGACTCCTTCTCGAGGATGTCGACGTGTGACTCGGGGATCACACTCCCCCGGTCGCCGCCGACGGACAAAACGGTTCGCGTCCCCGAACCGACAGTCGTTCCGGTCGAGGTCTCGACCCACTCCGGGGGCCCCGCCACCCGCTCCGAGGGACCTATGCCCACGGAGTCCCGACGGCGACCGTGGACGCCGACCAGCGCGACCTCGCGAACCCGTTCGGGATGGACACGGACTGTCGCAACTGCCCCGCTCTGGCGGAGTGTCGAGAGCGGGTGGTCCACGGCTACGGCGACGTGGGCGGGGAGTTCCTGGTACTCGGCGAGTCACCCTCGGCGGGGGCCGAGGCGACCGGGGTCCCGTTCACGGGTGACGCTGCCGGGCGACGACTCCAGTCGCTGTTGGGAGAGCTGGGACTGTCGCGGTCGCCGCCGGACGCGGACGAACCGGAGCTCCAGAACGTCTTCTGTACGTACCTGACGCGGTGCCGTCACCCGGAGCGGGCGGCGACGGACGAGGAGGTACGGGCGTGTGAGCCGTTCCTCAACGCGGAGGTGCGGATGATCAACCCCGAGATCATCCTCCCCGTCGGCCAGCGGGCGCTGGAGGCGTTGGCAGTCGCGTACACCACGCGCAGTCCGGAGAGCTTCGACGTAGCGACCGAACACGCGACGACGATCCGCGGCCGTGGGTTCGAACTCGTCCCGGCGAAGCCGTTCGCCGAGCAGACGGAGGCGGAGACGGACGCGCTCCGAGAGCACCTGCTGGAGAACGTCCTCGCCCGCGACTATCGACAGACGAAGGGACGCCGCGAGCGGTGACCACCGGGTCGGGGACGCGGTGAGACGGGTTCGACGACCAGGCGAACCCGATCGGATCACACCGACGTGGTGTCGACACTCTCCGTCACCAGTACCGACGCTCCGGCGAGGCGGTGCCACGGACGCCCCACGCGACGGCGGCGACGAGTGCGACGACGAGGAGCCCGGCGAGCGCGACGATCCCGGTCGCGGACGGCGGCTGGCCGACCCCGGCCGGCCACCCGAGCAGGCGGGCGAGGACCGCGCCGACGACGAGCGTCACGACACCACCGGTGGCGAACAACGCGAGCGGACGGTCGGCGTTCACGTGCGTGCCTCGGCGACGCGGGACGTAAGTCGTTCGCTCCGCAGTGGGGAGCGGACGGAACTGGAAGACTGAAACCGTCGCCGACACGAGTGCGTCGTATGAGCACCGTCGTCGTCTTGGCGTCGCCGCCGCGCGAGGGGTTCGTCTGTGACCGACTCGTCGACGCGACACCGCTGTCGGCCGCGCAGGCCGCGAAGCTGTACGCTGCGTCGCTGCGCGACACGCTGCGGACCGCCGAGCGAGCCGGTGGAGACCTCCTCGTCAACTACCTCCCGGAGGCGGAACTGCCCGAGCAGTACCACACGGACACCACGCCGGAGGCGGAGGTCCGGACGCTCGCGAGTGAGGCACTCTCGGACGTGACCGCCGCTCGCTTCGAGCGCCAGGTCGGGTCGACGACCGCGGCGCGCGTCGGGAACACCGTCACGCACCTGCTGCGCGAGGAGGCGGCGGACTCCGTCGCGATCCTCCGGCCGACTGCGCCGCTGGTCCAGCGCGCGGACGTGGACGGCGGGGCGATGAAGCTCCGGTCGAGTTCGGTCGTGCTCGGGCCGACGGCGACTGGCGACGTGTACCACGCCGGCTTCACCGAGCCCGTCGAGTTCGCGGACGCCCTCACCGACCCGGCGACGGAGACACTGACGGCGCGCGCCCGCGACGCGGACCTCGACGTGGACTTCCTGGACGTGCAGCCGACGGTCGACGACCCGGCGGGTCTCCGGGCCGTCGTCTCGCTCGTCCGGGCACGCGTCCGCGCCGAGCGGGTCGCCCCCGCCGACACCGCGCTGTTCGTCGACGACCACGGGCTCCGCGTCCGCGACGGCGAGTTGGTTCTCGACGAGTGACGAACGGGTCGGGGAGCGGGGGCTCCCGTCGGGACGGTGGACTCCCTCACTCGTCGACGGTCACACGCTCGACCGGCACTCCGAAGCCGTCCGCCCCGTCTCCGACACCCGTCTCGGTCCCGCCGACGACGTGGACCCGTTCGACACCCGCCAGGCCGGCTGCCGCGGCGACCGCGTCCGCGACGGACGGGGAGCCGTCGTCCGTGAGACTCCCCGTCGAGTCGTCGCCGTCCGCTGTGAGACTCCCTGCCGGGTCGTCGGTGTCTCCTGCAGAATCCCTCGTCGCGTCGTTCGTGTCTCTACCTCCGTCTTCCTCGCCATCACCGGCGGGTGTCACGACTGCGACACCACCCGCGGCGAGCGGTGCGATCACGCCGGCGCCGTACGTCGTCGCGTCCAGTCGACCCGTCGCGAGCACCACGGCCGTGTCCGGGTCCGGCGCCGGCTCGCCGGCCGTCGCCAGCAGCGTCCGGTGTGAGACCGTCTCGTCGGCGACGGCCACCGCCGGATCGTCGGTCCCCGTCGGCGCGGGTGGTGCCATCGGGTTCTCGCTCCACACCTCCGTCTCCCAGTGTGTGGCACCCTCGGTGGTCGGCTGGGCACCGAACACGACGAGACTCGTTCCCGGCGGAGCGGTCACGGCCTCCTCGCGGTCGGTGTGGACCACGAGTGCTCGTGCGTCGCCGTGCTCGCCGACTGCCGGGTCGAAGGTCACGGTCGCGCCGATCAGTCCGGCACCGAGTGCCGTCAACACGGACTCCGGGTGCGCCGTGGGGTCGACGGCGACGGTGTCGCCCGGCCGGACGCCGACGTGGCGGAGCACGTTGCCGGCCTTCGCCGCGGTGTTACACAGGTCGAAGTAGCTGTACGTCCGGTCGCGGGTCGTCGCGTGGAGTGCCGGGGCGGGTCGTCGCCGGTCCCGCGCGACGAGGTCGCCGACCGTCGTCGCCGTCGACGCGACCGACGGCGTCTCCGTCTCGTCGCCGGCCGACGGCGTCTCCGTCCCGTCACCGTCCGACATCGCCTCCGTCTCGTCGCCGGCCGCGGATCGATCCGTCTCGTCGCTCCGGTCAGTCACGGTCGTGTTCCGGCGGGCGGAGTCAAGAGTCGTTCGGGCTCTCTGGGCGTGTGACGCTCCCCGAACACTCTTGTCGTCGACCGTTCGAACTCACCGTGTGAGCTACGCAGAGTCACTCCTCTCGCCAGCGGCGGGGTCGTACCTCGCGACCGTCCTCGTCCCGGCGGCGGTGGTCGCGAGCGTCGCCAGTGGCGGCGCGGTGCCGAGCCTCGCCGTCCTCGCGACCGCCTGGGTCGCCGTCGCGCTCGTGGGTGGCCTCGCGGCGACCGGCGTCTCCGACCTGCACGAGGTCGTCGGGACGGCCGAGTGGGGTGGCCTACTCACGGTCGCGCCACTGGGGTACCTGGCGTACCTGCTGGCGGCGGACCCCGGTCCGCCGCTCGGTCTCCTCGGCGTGCTCGGGTTGGCCGGGTCCGGGCTCGGAGTCGTCGTCGCCACACTGGGTCTCGCGGTACGGAACCGACGGCGACGCGCGGACGCGACGGACCTCCTCTCGGTTACCGTGGGTGATGCCGAGGACGGCACGAGCCTGAGCGTCCCGTCGTGGGCACCGATCCTCGCCGGCGTCGCCATGTTCGCGACGGTGATCGTCGGTGTGTTCGCTCTCGAGGCGGTCGAGTTCGACTTCCCGACGGGTGTGTTCACCGCTATCGGTGGACTCGGGACGCTGGTGACCGCACTCGCCGACGACGAGACGGAGTTGACGGTCACCGACGAAGGGATCGTCACCGACGACTGGCTCCGCCCGGCGGAGACACTCGCCGACTACGAACTCACGGACGAGGAACTCCGGATCGAACGCGGCGGGATGCACCCGAACCTGTCGTTCGACTGTGCGGACCTCGACGACGACGAGCGCGACCGGCTCCGTGACGCGCTGGACCGCGTCGTCGGTGACGAGTCGACGACGACGGGTGCGGAACGGGTGGAGACGGACCACACGGCCTCCGACACCGGACGCGAGCGCGAGCGCGAACGAGCGTCGTAGTCGGCGACTGCGCGTGTTGCTCCGACACGAGACCACCGGTGACCGGACTACCGGACGTGAGACACCGACCGAGAGTCGCTGCGGCGCGACGCCCGTCCGACGGCGTCAGTCGGCCGTCGGCGCGGTGCGGTGGAACGGGCGCTCGGCGATCCGCTCGCGGAACTCGGGGAGCGACTCCCGCCCGTGTTCGGAGGTGGCGGCGACGACCGCGAACACCTCCTCGCGACTCACCTTCACACCGCGGCCGTCGACGGCGCGTTCCGGTGCCGCCGACAGTTCCCGGAGCGTCCCCACCGCCAGCAGGAAGGGGATCGCCCACGCCTCCAGCGTGTTCCCGTCCACCAACGGGACGTGTTCGAGGTACGTCTGCGCGTCGTCCAGGAACGTCCGCGCGAACGTCGCCGTCCGCCCGACGACCCGCCCGACGGCAGTCTGGTTCTCCGGTGCGGTGACCGCCTCCTGAGTGACCCCCTCCTCCGCGAGCCAACTCGCGGGGAGGTAGACGTTGTTCTCCTCCGTGAAGTCGTCGTGGACGTCTTTGGCGACGTTGACCAACTGCAAGAGGAGCCCGAACTCCTCGGCCGTGTCGTACAGCGTCTCGACGCGCTCCTCGGGGAGGTGGTCCCCACGCGTGACCAAGTTGGTGATGAGGTTGCCGACGGTGCCGGCGGCGTAGTAACAGTACTCCTCCAACTCCGCCTCGTCGTCGATCCGCAACCCGCCGTCGTCGGCGTACCGGCGGACGAACTCCGCCATCCCGCCGACCAACTCCCGTGCCGGTGGGGTGATCGCCTCGCGAACGTCCTCGGGCAGCGACTCGAAGGTCGCGATCACACGCTCGACCTCCGCGACGGTCTCCCAGTCGTCGGACCGCTCGGTCGCGGCGGGGACGTACTCGTCGACCGCGGCGCGGAACTCGTCGGCCGTCGTCTCGTCGGTCGGGTCCAAGACGGCGTCGTACGTCTCCAGCAACGCCGCCTGGTCGGCCGGCGGGAGGTGGTCCGCGTCCTCGACCGTGTCCGCGACACGACAGACGAGGTAGCCGAGACAGATGTACGACGACATCGGTTCGTCGAGTACGTCCACGGTCAACGCGAACGTCCGCGAGACCCCCTGGACCGCGTCGTGACACCAGTCCAGATCGGCGTCGGGATCGTCTGCGGCCGGCCGAGCAACATCCTCTGACATCGAACGGTGGGACGTAAGCCGGGGTGGGTCAAAAGTCGTGCGGGGCGCGACCGCACTCCGCGAGCGCGACCGACCGCAGTGACGCGTCGCTACCGCTGCTCGCCGACTCGTGTTCGACCGCAGCGGACACTCCACGACACCAGCGGACACGCCGACCCGTAGTGGAACACTCCCGGCTGCGGCGAACACGTCGAGTCGCCGCGGGACACGCCGACCTGC
This window encodes:
- a CDS encoding PPOX class F420-dependent oxidoreductase is translated as MIPESHVDILEKESYAQIATVMPNGTPQVTPVWVDHEDREYVLVNTARGRQKERNLRENPKVGVSIYDPDDPYRYVSVRGEAELTEEGAVEHIDELARQYMGVDEYPHHGEESGPRVIVRIPAENVVTSG
- a CDS encoding uracil-DNA glycosylase family protein, translating into MDADQRDLANPFGMDTDCRNCPALAECRERVVHGYGDVGGEFLVLGESPSAGAEATGVPFTGDAAGRRLQSLLGELGLSRSPPDADEPELQNVFCTYLTRCRHPERAATDEEVRACEPFLNAEVRMINPEIILPVGQRALEALAVAYTTRSPESFDVATEHATTIRGRGFELVPAKPFAEQTEAETDALREHLLENVLARDYRQTKGRRER
- a CDS encoding AMP-binding protein — translated: MTDRSDETDRSAAGDETEAMSDGDGTETPSAGDETETPSVASTATTVGDLVARDRRRPAPALHATTRDRTYSYFDLCNTAAKAGNVLRHVGVRPGDTVAVDPTAHPESVLTALGAGLIGATVTFDPAVGEHGDARALVVHTDREEAVTAPPGTSLVVFGAQPTTEGATHWETEVWSENPMAPPAPTGTDDPAVAVADETVSHRTLLATAGEPAPDPDTAVVLATGRLDATTYGAGVIAPLAAGGVAVVTPAGDGEEDGGRDTNDATRDSAGDTDDPAGSLTADGDDSTGSLTDDGSPSVADAVAAAAGLAGVERVHVVGGTETGVGDGADGFGVPVERVTVDE
- a CDS encoding phytoene/squalene synthase family protein — translated: MSEDVARPAADDPDADLDWCHDAVQGVSRTFALTVDVLDEPMSSYICLGYLVCRVADTVEDADHLPPADQAALLETYDAVLDPTDETTADEFRAAVDEYVPAATERSDDWETVAEVERVIATFESLPEDVREAITPPARELVGGMAEFVRRYADDGGLRIDDEAELEEYCYYAAGTVGNLITNLVTRGDHLPEERVETLYDTAEEFGLLLQLVNVAKDVHDDFTEENNVYLPASWLAEEGVTQEAVTAPENQTAVGRVVGRTATFARTFLDDAQTYLEHVPLVDGNTLEAWAIPFLLAVGTLRELSAAPERAVDGRGVKVSREEVFAVVAATSEHGRESLPEFRERIAERPFHRTAPTAD